In one Macaca fascicularis isolate 582-1 chromosome 6, T2T-MFA8v1.1 genomic region, the following are encoded:
- the LOC102136630 gene encoding protocadherin alpha-C2 isoform X4, giving the protein MEQAGTRPAATEHSRLRRPMPWLLLLPLRLLLLLLLPGPAASQLRYSVPEEQTPGALVGNVARALGLELRRLGPGCLRINHLGAPSPRYLELDLTSGALFVNERIDREALCEQRPRCLLSLEVLAHNPVAVSAVEVEILDINDNSPRFPRPNYQLQVSESVAPGARFHIESAQDPDVGANSVQTYELSPSEHFELDLKPLQENSKVLELVLRKGLDREQAALHHLVLTAVDGGIPARSGTAQISVRVLDTNDNSPAFDQSTYRVQLREDSPPGTLVVKLNASDPDEGSNGELRYSLSSYTSDRERQLFSIDASTGEVRVIGGLDYEEASSYQIYVQATDRGPVPMAGHCKVLVDIVDVNDNAPEVVLTDLYSPVPENATPNTIVAVLSVNDQDSGPNRKVSLGLEATLPFRLNGFGNSYTLVVSGPLDRERVAVYNITVTATDGGIPQLTSQRTLKVEISDINDNPPSFLEDSYSIYIQENNLPGVLLCTVQAADPDEKENAEVTYSLLEREIQGLPVTSYVSINSASGSLYAVNSFDYEKFREFFVTVEAQDKGSPPLSSTVTANVYVVDMNDHAPHILYPTSTNSSAAFEMVPRTAPAGYLVTKVIAMDSDSGQNAWLFYHLAQTSDLDLFKVELHTGEIRTTRKMGDESGSTFNLTVVVRDNGEPSLSASVAITVAVVDRVSKILPDTQRHVKSPRTYSEITLYLIIALSTVSFIFLLTIIILSIIKCYRYTAYGTACCGGFCGVRERCPAELYKQANNNIDARIPHGLKVQPHFIEVRGNGSLTKTYCYKACLTAGSGSDTFMFYNTGAQTGPGPSGAQAAVTDSRNLTGQSGQSAGNLIILKNEAISQNEPRQPNPDWRYSASLRAGMHSSVHLEEAGILRAGPGGPDQQWPTVSSATPEPEAGEVSPPVGAGVNSNSWTFKYGPGNPKQSGPEPKKQTQVSFLLRRKGEASQPRQ; this is encoded by the exons ATGGAGCAGGCGGGCACCAGACCTGCGGCGACAGAGCATTCACGGCTCCGGCGGCCCATGCCCTGGCTGCTGCTACTGCCTCTCcggctgctgttgctgctgctgcttccggGCCCAGCGGCCTCCCAGCTGCGATACTCCGTGCCAGAGGAGCAGACACCCGGCGCGCTCGTGGGCAACGTGGCTCGCGCGCTGGGGCTCGAGCTGCGGCGCTTGGGGCCGGGTTGCTTGCGCATCAACCATCTGGGTGCGCCCAGTCCGCGATACCTGGAACTGGACCTGACTAGTGGAGCGCTCTTCGTCAACGAGCGCATTGATCGGGAGGCGCTCTGTGAGCAGCGGCCTCGCTGCCTGCTCAGCTTGGAAGTGCTGGCGCACAACCCCGTGGCGGTGAGCGCCGTTGAGGTGGAAATATTGGACATCAACGACAACTCACCGCGTTTCCCGCGGCCCAATTACCAGCTTCAGGTAAGCGAATCGGTGGCTCCTGGAGCGCGCTTTCACATAGAGAGTGCTCAGGACCCAGACGTGGGCGCCAACTCAGTACAGACCTACGAGCTCAGCCCCAGCGAGCACTTCGAGCTGGACCTTAAGCCCCTGCAGGAGAACAGTAAAGTGCTTGAGCTGGTGCTGCGCAAGGGCCTAGACCGGGAACAGGCAGCCTTGCACCACCTGGTTCTCACAGCCGTGGATGGGGGCATCCCAGCCCGCTCGGGTACGGCACAGATCTCTGTGCGTGTCCTGGACACTAACGACAACTCTCCTGCCTTTGACCAGTCCACTTATCGCGTCCAGCTACGGGAGGACTCGCCCCCAGGCACACTGGTGGTGAAGCTGAATGCCTCAGACCCGGATGAGGGCTCCAATGGTGAGCTCAGGTACTCCTTGAGCAGCTACACTTCGGACCGGGAGAGGCAGCTCTTCAGCATAGATGCCAGTACTGGGGAAGTGCGAGTAATTGGGGGGCTGGATTATGAGGAAGCCTCCTCCTACCAGATCTATGTGCAGGCGACTGACCGGGGTCCAGTGCCCATGGCAGGTCACTGCAAGGTGCTGGTGGACATCGTGGACGTGAATGACAATGCCCCAGAGGTGGTGCTCACGGACCTGTATAGCCCAGTGCCTGAGAATGCTACACCCAACACCATTGTAGCCGTTCTCAGTGTCAATGACCAAGACTCAGGCCCCAACCGGAAAGTGAGCCTGGGTCTGGAGGCCACACTCCCTTTCCGACTGAATGGCTTTGGAAACTCCTATACACTGGTGGTGAGTGGCCCACTGGACCGAGAGCGGGTGGCTGTCTACAACATCACGGTGACAGCCACTGATGGGGGAATACCACAGCTCACATCCCAGCGGACACTGAAGGTTGAGATCTCTGACATCAATGACAATCCACCAAGCTTCCTGGAGGACTCCTATTCCATCTACATACAGGAGAACAATTTGCCAGGTGTGTTGCTCTGTACTGTGCAAGCCGCAGACCCAGATGAAAAGGAGAATGCAGAGGTGACCTACTCCCTTCTGGAGAGGGAGATTCAAGGGCTGCCAGTCACCTCCTATGTCTCCATTAACAGTGCCAGTGGCAGCCTTTATGCTGTCAACTCCTTTGACTATGAGAAGTTTCGGGAGTTCTTTGTGACTGTGGAGGCTCAGGACAAGGGGAGTCCACCACTGAGCAGCACTGTGACTGCCAACGTGTATGTGGTGGACATGAATGACCATGCCCCTCACATTCTGTACCCTACCTCAACGAACTCGTCAGCAGCCTTTGAGATGGTGCCTCGAACTGCCCCTGCTGGCTACCTGGTCACCAAAGTCATAGCCATGGACTCAGACTCTGGGCAAAATGCTTGGCTTTTTTACCATCTAGCCCAGACTTCTGACCTGGACCTCTTTAAAGTAGAACTGCACACAGGAGAAATTAGGACTACCAGGAAGATGGGAGATGAGAGTGGTAGCACTTTCAACCTGACCGTGGTGGTCCGAGATAATGGAGAGCCATCACTATCAGCCTCTGTGGCCATTACAGTAGCTGTGGTGGATAGGGTTTCCAAAATCCTCCCTGACACTCAGAGACATGTTAAGAGCCCTCGGACATATTCTGAAATTACCCTTTATCTAATAATAGCATTAAGCACAgtgtcttttatatttcttttgacaATCATCATTTTGAGCATCATCAAGTGCTACCGCTACACTGCGTATGGCACTGCATGCTGTGGAGGCTTCTGTGGAGTAAGGGAGAGGTGCCCTGCAGAACTTTACAAACAGGCCAACAACAATATTGATGCCAGGATACCACATGGCCTCAAAGTGCAGCCTCACTTCATTGAAGTTCGAGGGAATGGCTCCCTCACCAAGACCTACTGCTACAAGGCCTGTCTGACAGCAGGCTCAGGGAGTGACACTTTCATGTTTTACAATACAGGGGCCCAAACAGGACCAGGGCCTTCGGGAGCCCAAGCAGCAGTGACTGACAGCAGGAACCTCACAGGCCAAAGTGGTCAGAGTGCTGGGAACCTGATTATTCTCAAAAACGAAGCTATTTCTCAAAATGAG CCACGACAGCCCAACCCTGACTGGCGTTACTCTGCTTCCCTGAGAGCAGGCATGCACAG CTCTGTGCACCTAGAGGAGGCTGGCATTCTACGGGCTGGTCCAGGAGGGCCTGATCAGCAGTGGCCAACAGTATCCAGTGCAACACCAG